Proteins from a single region of Carassius carassius chromosome 37, fCarCar2.1, whole genome shotgun sequence:
- the LOC132118034 gene encoding uncharacterized protein LOC132118034, with the protein MVVKVKIGDEKHNLSELLDWLNDLLQVTFSQVEHTCSGAAFCQLMEIIHPGSVEINKVKFTANENADILDNYNLLQDSFNKAQINKDLELKLLVNGDTLKILDLLSWFKDLYDHKVAQQNYDTQEGFVEREVVSLRSRREFEISKKEGQSSRLYSPEQTNYLNQKMLNFKKGSHESFFQNTATMSFIRKYGSSTSPDTGSNFASSKDSLVLGQKHQEDITATFIQTPYCLYLFHGVELEDKNKAIVLLLGFFDKATGENKFRLLDVLHPEEETADAICTCVVEMLKKFRIPLMNMAIFYSNFPDHEDLLSGLKLLKPEIVSLCGLTDMAGRVCHSGVEKMEISGQIVHLITEIYKQFSSFPDSLQTLLEDVACSNVCNILTSQCSLFWRIIQKMTLAWSDLEKYFGSLDADEKVICRRLSDPKIRLNVLFLSHALQPLCDFQENIDRGVSVTQLLQDASQLVRFYTDSFLRQKAAEFFLRRGKTSLIQETVGHLPRGEVEVGKQAADFLLQRSEELTDYLDTFHSSIISFYTTVTVNIVESLPFPDATMRDLSLVLCPGKKLEVTGKTVQDLGVCFGVCSSPENVSLLTDEFLEYQFLDGGDAHPADQSMEEYWKTELRIMGRTSSFGKLIVSLLALPRTLKKEIIFEQMFQQTDYLKEIKMNFEEKDIAEDDVTDSSSYKSAPSHLSPETQGSIASDIIDLTEMDDMVPIVVEDIAPMEVDDIVAISSDSDSESQNTTWDHPFVSVILDDDDDEDDEITDDDDDYNCDADDVTWNYADGYTVGEMVWGPIEGFGFWPGLVQSWTSKKPCGSMRKVIFFVNKMQSEVQADDLLPFFSFSKCFCSNSFATVMVYKDAIFSSLQVASRRSRMFFSPETDSKDELLRVMLDWAFGGFEPLGPDGLQPRSESNNKIHMPRSVNRNMGDHKDPTAKLFKLNVSLSKLPESLDLENGSIDLGTTEVYGKRMYSKWNQRSWQTVKTRRKQKYIQRNKQQNINPNVHIESRQNSQKRHQMVHDYLENKRNIEEFCLSCGSTPVEIIHPLFEGRLCSNCKYNFTETLYRYDEDGYQSYCTVCCSGMEVILCGHYSCCRSYCVDCLDILVGEGTFNQLKNVDPWTCYLCAPESSSGALKPRHDWSIRVQEFFANNSAMEFEPHRVYPSIPANQRRPIRVLSLFDGIATGYLVLRDLGFKVEKYVASEIDEESITISMVNHEGKITPVDDVKNITKKHIDKWGPFDLLIGGSPCNDLSIVNPARKGLYEGTGRLFFEFYRLLNVMKPKEDDPQPFFWLFENVVFMQTQVKADICRFLECNPVLVDAVKVSPANRARYFWGNIPGMNRPIRASQNDKLTLQECLEPGRTAKYEKVRTITTRTNSLKQGTNDAHFPITMNGKDDNIWITEMEKIFGFPKHYTDVKNMGRMQRQRVLGKSWSVPVIRHLLAPLKDYFACDEVPLK; encoded by the exons ATGGTGGTGAAAGTGAAGATCGGAGATGAGAAACACAATCTCAGTGAGCTGCTGGACTGGCTCAATGACTTACTGCAAGTCACTTTCAGCCAAGTGGAGCACACCTGCTCAG GTGCCGCCTTCTGTCAGTTGATGGAGATCATTCACCCTGGATctgttgaaataaataaagtgaagttCACAGCCAATGAGAATGCAGACATCTTGGATAATTACAATCTGCTACAGGACTCTTTCAACAAGGCACAAATCAATAAA GATCTAGagctgaaattgttggtgaatgGAGACACCCTGAAAATATTAGATTTGCTTTCATGGTTTAAAGATCTTTATGATCACAAAGTTGCACAGCAGAATTATGACACTCAGGAGGGCTTTGTTGAACGGGAAGTGGTGTCATTGAGATCAAGAAGAGAATTTGAAATCT CTAAGAAGGAAGGACAATCTTCAAGACTCTACAGTCCTGAACAGACTAACTATCTAAACCAGAAAATGCTAAATTTTAAGAAGGGATCACATGAGTCTTTCTTTCAAAATACGGCCACAATGTCTTTCATCAGAAAGTATGGCTCATCTACTTCACCTGATACTGGGTCAAACTTTGCCAGTAGCAAGGATAGTCTAGTATTAGGCCAGAAACATCAGGAAGACATTACAGCCACCTTCATTCAGACTCCATACTGCCTTTATTTATTCCATGGAGTGGAGCTTGAGGACAAGAACAAGGCCATTGTGCTACTGTTGGGCTTTTTTGACAAGGCTACTGGGGAAAACAAATTCAGACTGCTTGATGTTCTTCATCCAGAGGAAGAGACTGCTGATGCCATCTGTACCTGCGTTGTGGAGATGCTGAAGAAGTTTAGAATACCTCTAATGAACAtggcaatattttattcaaatttcccAGATCATGAAGATCTTCTCTCAGGTCTGAAGTTGCTGAAACCTGAGATCGTTTCTTTATGTGGACTTACAGATATGGCAGGACGAGTGTGTCACAGCGGTGTTGAGAAAATGGAGATTTCTGGCCAGATTGTGCATCTCATCACAGAGATCTACAAGCAGTTTTCATCTTTTCCAGATTCTCTACAAACTTTGCTTGAAGATGTTGCTTGTTCAAACGTCTGTAATATCCTGACGTCCCAATGCTCTCTTTTCTGGAGAATCATCCAGAAAATGACTTTAGCTTGGTCAGACCTTGAGAAATACTTTGGATCTCTGGATGCAGATGAAAAAGTGATCTGTCGTCGTCTTAGTGAtcccaaaataagactcaacgtCCTGTTTCTTAGCCATGCTTTGCAACCGCTTTGTGATTTTCAGGAGAATATTGACCGAGGTGTCAGCGTGACACAGCTCCTCCAAGATGCTTCTCAATTAGTGAGATTCTACACAGATAGTTTCCTCAGACAAAAAGCAGCAGAGTTTTTTCTCAGAAGAGGAAAGACCTCACTTATACAGGAAACAGTGGGACATTTACCTAGAGGAGAGGTTGAAGTTGGCAAACAGGCTGCTGACTTTCTCCTGCAACGCTCTGAAGAGTTAACGGACTACTTGGACACATTCCACAGTTCCATCATCTCCTTCTACACGACTGTGACTGTTAATATTGTTGAAAGTTTACCCTTCCCAGATGCCACCATGAGAGACTTGTCATTAGTGTTGTGTCCAGGGAAAAAGCTTGAAGTGACGGGCAAAACAGTCCAAGATTTAGGTGTCTGTTTTGGGGTTTGCTCAAGCCCGGAGAATGTCAGCTTACTCACAGATGAGTTTTTGGAGTATCAGTTCCTTGATGGAGGTGACGCACACCCAGCTGACCAGTCAATGGAGGAGTACTGGAAGACTGAGCTGAGGATTATGGGAAGGACATCTAGTTTTGGGAAATTAATCGTTAGCTTGTTGGCATTGCCCAGAACATTGAAAAAAGAGATCATTTTTGAACAG ATGTTTCAACAAACTGACTATCTCAAGGAGATAAAAATGAACTTTGAGGAGAAGGATATAGCAGAGGATGATGTTACAGACAGCAGCTCTTATAAGAGTGCTCCATCACATCTCAGCCCAGAGACTCAAGGGAGCATCGCATCTG ATATCATTGACTTAACGGAAATGGATGATATGGTGCCAATAGTCGTGGAGGACATTGCACCAATGGAAGTGGATGATATTGTGGCAATCTCTTCTGATTCCGACTCCGAAAGCCAAAATACCACAT GGGATCATCCATTTGTGTCTGTAAtcttggatgatgatgatgatgaggatgatgaaatcactgatgatgatgacgattaCAACTGTGATGCtgatgatgtcacatggaattaTGCG gaTGGTTACACAGTGGGTGAAATGGTTTGGGGACCAATTGAGGGTTTTGGTTTTTGGCCTGGACTGGTTCAAAGCTGGACCAGCAAGAAGCCTTGTGGTTCCATGCGTAAAGTGATTTTCTTTGTGAACAAGATGCAATCAGAG GTCCAAGCAGATGACCTCCTGCCCTTCTTTTCATTTTCCAAGTGCTTCTGTTCTAATTCCTTCGCTACAGTAATGGTGTATAAAGATGCAATTTTCAGTTCTCTGCAG GTGGCTTCCAGACGCAGTAGAATGTTTTTTTCTCCAGAGACGGACTCTAAGGATGAACTGCTTAGAGTCATGTTGGACTGGGCTTTCGGAGGCTTTGAACCATTGGGTCCAGATGGACTTCAACCTCGATCAGAATCCAATA acAAGATTCATATGCCTCGATCTGTGAATAGGAACATGGGAGACCACAAAGACCCTACAGCaaagttatttaaattaaatgtgtctCTCAGCAAACTCCCTGAATCCCTGGACCTGGAAAATGGCTCGATAGACCTTGGGACAACAGAAGTTTATGGGAAACGCATGTATTCAAAATGGAATCAGAGATCCTGGCAGACTGTGAAGACCcgtagaaaacaaaaatacatacagCGGAATAAGCAACAAAATATTAACCCAAACGTACATATTGAATCCAGACAGAACAGCCAAAAAAGAC ATCAAATGGTGCACGATTATCTGGAAAACAAGAGAAACATTGAAG AGTTCTGCTTATCATGTGGGAGTACACCTGTCGAAATCATCCACCCACTCTTTGAAGGAAGGCTGTGTTCAAACTGCAAG TATAATTTCACGGAGACACTGTACAGATACGATGAAGATGGCTATCAGTCGTACTGCACCGTTTGCTGTTCAGGCATGGAGGTCATTCTGTGTGGCCATTACAGCTGTTGTCG ATCCTACTGTGTGGACTGTCTGGATATCCTAGTGGGTGAAGGGACATTTAACCAGCTGAAGAATGTGGACCCATGGACCTGTTACCTGTGTGCACCTGAGAGCAGCTCTGGAGCGTTGAAACCCAGGCATGACTGGAGCATCCGAGTGCAGGAATTCTTTGCCAACAACAGCGCCATGGAGTTT GAGCCCCACCGTGTTTACCCATCAATCCCTGCTAACCAGCGACGTCCAATCAGAGTCCTTTCCTTATTTGACGGGATAGCCACAG GATACCTTGTTCTGAGGGATCTTGGCTTCAAAGTGGAAAAATATGTGGCCTCAGAAATTGATGAAGAATCCATCACCATTTCTATGGTTAACCATGAAGGAAAAATCACTCCTGTTGATGATGTTAAGAACATTACAAAAAAGCAT ataGACAAATGGGGCCCGTTTGATCTTCTCATTGGAGGAAGTCCTTGTAATGACTTGTCCATAGTCAATCCTGCTCGGAAAGGCTTGTATG AAGGCACAGGGCGGCTCTTTTTTGAATTTTATCGGCTTCTGAATGTTATGAAACCGAAGGAAGATGACCCACAACCGTTCTTCTGGCTGTTTGAGAACGTGGTGTTCATGCAAACCCAGGTTAAAGCTGACATTTGCCGCTTTCTGGAA tgtAACCCTGTGCTTGTTGATGCTGTGAAAGTGAGTCCAGCTAACAGAGCAAGATACTTCTGGGGGAACATACCTGGCATGAACAG ACCAATCAGAGCATCTCAGAATGATAAACTCACTCTTCAGGAATGTCTGGAGCCTGGCCGCACTGCAAAG TATGAAAAAGTTCGCACTATCACCACACGGACAAACTCACTGAAGCAGGGCACTAATGATGCCCATTTCCCCATCACCATGAATGGAAAAGATGACAATATATGGATCACAGAAATGGAGAA AATATTTGGATTTCCGAAGCATTACACAGATGTGAAAAATATGGGGCGTATGCAGAGGCAAAGAGTGCTTGGAAAGTCCTGGAGCGTCCCTGTCATAAGACATCTTCTAGCACCTCTGAAGGATTACTTTGCTTGTGATGAGGTCCCCTTGAAATGA